In Bradyrhizobium lablabi, one DNA window encodes the following:
- a CDS encoding ABC transporter substrate-binding protein: MLDDDNTNDNASSAKRPVKRKDLSRRAVLKAGAAVAGAAIGSDAIRGFPTIWAQEIKDIELRHVGVSYSVVKAIGDQAAKDLGFKVTMQNLDTSAAINRFISQPDSVDIADLEGWQAKLAAKRSVIQGIEVKKIKEFDNILPIFTKGEIDGHKIPRQGISPYEAMYIEKPNSTELHDGVTEWATFLPQVYNADSIGYRPDLVGHEVTEWKDLIDPKFKGKAAILDVPAIGIMDAALCFESAGLIKYANKGNMTKEEIDFTCNKLIQLKKDGQFRATWTTFDQSVQLMAAGEVVIQSMWSPAVAAVRVKEIPCVYAPVNIKNGKEGYRGWCNGMGLMKHLSGKKLDAAYEYLNWYLSGWQGGFVGRYGYYSPVPSTAKKFLTAAEWDFWYDGKPAPEIINDPYGVPMEKAGTKRDGGSFLERVKNISCWNTLMDEAAYMNKRWNDFKVA; this comes from the coding sequence TGTTGGATGATGACAATACTAATGATAACGCGTCTTCTGCAAAGAGACCGGTGAAGCGAAAAGACTTGTCACGGCGCGCCGTGCTCAAGGCCGGCGCCGCGGTGGCGGGCGCCGCGATTGGCTCCGACGCGATCCGCGGCTTTCCGACGATCTGGGCGCAGGAGATCAAGGACATCGAATTGCGGCATGTCGGGGTGTCCTATTCGGTGGTGAAAGCGATCGGAGACCAGGCGGCGAAAGATCTCGGTTTTAAAGTGACGATGCAGAATCTGGATACGTCAGCCGCCATCAACCGCTTCATCAGCCAGCCGGATTCGGTTGACATCGCCGACCTCGAAGGCTGGCAGGCAAAACTCGCGGCGAAGCGGTCGGTGATCCAGGGCATCGAAGTCAAGAAGATCAAGGAATTCGATAACATCCTGCCGATTTTCACCAAGGGCGAGATCGACGGCCACAAGATTCCGCGCCAGGGCATTTCGCCCTATGAGGCGATGTATATCGAAAAGCCCAATTCCACCGAACTACATGACGGCGTCACCGAATGGGCGACGTTCCTGCCGCAGGTCTACAACGCGGACTCGATCGGCTATCGCCCCGATCTGGTCGGCCATGAAGTCACCGAGTGGAAGGATCTGATCGATCCGAAATTCAAGGGCAAGGCCGCGATCCTCGACGTCCCGGCGATCGGCATCATGGACGCCGCGTTATGCTTCGAAAGCGCTGGCCTCATTAAATACGCCAACAAAGGCAACATGACCAAAGAGGAGATCGACTTCACCTGCAACAAATTGATCCAGCTGAAGAAGGACGGTCAGTTCCGCGCCACCTGGACGACGTTCGACCAATCGGTGCAGTTGATGGCGGCCGGTGAAGTCGTGATCCAGTCGATGTGGTCGCCGGCGGTTGCGGCCGTCCGCGTCAAGGAAATCCCTTGCGTCTATGCGCCGGTCAACATCAAGAACGGCAAGGAAGGCTACCGCGGCTGGTGCAACGGCATGGGCCTGATGAAGCATCTGTCGGGCAAGAAGCTCGATGCGGCCTACGAATATCTCAACTGGTATCTGTCGGGCTGGCAGGGCGGCTTCGTCGGTCGCTACGGCTATTACAGCCCGGTGCCTTCGACGGCGAAGAAATTCCTCACCGCCGCAGAGTGGGACTTCTGGTACGACGGCAAGCCGGCACCCGAAATCATCAACGATCCCTACGGCGTGCCGATGGAAAAGGCCGGCACCAAGCGGGACGGCGGTTCGTTCCTCGAGCGGGTCAAGAACATCTCGTGCTGGAACACGCTGATGGACGAGGCCGCCTACATGAACAAGCGCTGGAACGATTTCAAGGTCGCTTGA
- a CDS encoding ABC transporter permease, which produces MLRRNLTAWLYVAPLMLVLVPFFLLPILVVLAASFFETDGFGGLLPTFTLANYLDVLTSAQTFHLYVATLKFTVLTWVFTLLIGFPVAYFLVFHVKNQLLAISLFLICTVPFWTSNIIRMISWIPLLGKEGLVNSTLLATGVIHQPIEVLLYSSLAVVIAYVHQLTIFMVVPIFNSLARIDKRIVEAALDAGASRLDVMRYIVIPLSKSGIALGSIFVISIVMGDFFVVKVMSGGSSASVVSAFYENVGVLQYPLAAASAVVLTLILTVVISAILRAVDLRREIAQ; this is translated from the coding sequence ATGTTGCGGCGAAATCTAACTGCATGGCTGTACGTGGCCCCGCTGATGCTGGTCCTCGTGCCGTTCTTTTTGCTGCCGATCCTGGTGGTGCTCGCGGCAAGTTTTTTTGAGACCGATGGCTTCGGCGGATTATTGCCGACGTTCACGCTTGCGAACTATCTCGATGTCCTGACCTCGGCGCAGACCTTTCATCTTTATGTCGCGACCTTGAAGTTCACGGTCTTGACCTGGGTCTTTACGCTGCTGATCGGGTTTCCGGTCGCGTATTTCCTGGTGTTTCATGTCAAGAACCAGTTGCTCGCCATCTCGCTGTTTCTGATCTGCACCGTTCCGTTCTGGACCTCGAATATCATCCGGATGATCTCCTGGATTCCGCTGCTCGGAAAGGAGGGGCTGGTCAACTCGACGCTGCTTGCGACGGGGGTGATCCACCAACCGATCGAGGTGCTGCTCTATTCGAGTCTGGCGGTCGTCATCGCCTATGTCCACCAATTGACGATCTTCATGGTGGTGCCGATCTTCAATTCGCTGGCGCGGATCGACAAGCGGATCGTCGAGGCCGCCCTCGATGCCGGCGCGAGCCGCCTCGACGTCATGCGCTACATCGTCATTCCCTTGTCGAAAAGCGGCATCGCGTTGGGGTCGATTTTTGTCATTTCGATCGTGATGGGCGACTTTTTCGTCGTCAAGGTGATGTCCGGCGGCAGTTCGGCGTCCGTCGTCAGCGCGTTCTATGAAAACGTCGGGGTGCTACAATATCCGCTCGCGGCGGCCAGTGCGGTGGTGCTGACATTGATCCTGACGGTCGTGATCTCCGCCATCCTTCGCGCGGTCGATCTGCGCCGGGAAATCGCCCAATGA
- a CDS encoding ABC transporter permease, whose translation MSKARRGVVARSDRRPWTFYVLAAVFTFYVAALYGPMICIYILSFQDIRGGLVFPMKGHSLHWFIDLFTQVRTGDVKGSFDRSIKLAALVTVITLVFSFMAGLAFRRRFFGDTFVFYLMIGSLVAPGLVLGIGVGLLFQWVGISPSWYTSALGAQLSWTLPFGVLVMFAVMSRFNSVWEEAARDLGASRWQTIRLVVIPVLAPGLVAVALFGFTLSYDEFARTLQTAGSLNTLPLEIWSMTLNVTSPSLYALGTVTTIVSFAIIGICIGAIVLINKRRGVRADNSH comes from the coding sequence ATGAGCAAGGCCCGACGCGGCGTAGTGGCGCGAAGCGACCGCAGGCCCTGGACATTCTACGTGCTCGCGGCGGTCTTTACGTTCTACGTCGCGGCCCTGTACGGGCCGATGATCTGCATCTACATCCTGTCGTTTCAGGATATCCGCGGCGGCCTGGTATTTCCGATGAAGGGCCACTCGCTGCACTGGTTCATCGACCTCTTCACGCAAGTGCGCACTGGCGACGTCAAGGGCTCGTTCGATCGCTCGATCAAGCTGGCCGCGCTGGTGACGGTGATCACGCTGGTGTTTTCCTTCATGGCGGGACTGGCGTTCCGGCGAAGGTTTTTCGGCGACACCTTTGTATTCTATCTGATGATCGGCAGCCTGGTGGCGCCGGGTCTCGTGCTCGGCATCGGCGTCGGCCTTCTGTTCCAATGGGTCGGCATCAGCCCGAGCTGGTACACCTCTGCGCTGGGCGCGCAGCTGTCCTGGACATTGCCGTTCGGCGTGCTGGTGATGTTCGCGGTGATGTCGCGCTTCAACAGCGTCTGGGAGGAGGCAGCGCGCGATCTCGGTGCGAGCCGCTGGCAGACCATCCGGCTCGTCGTGATCCCGGTGCTGGCACCCGGTCTCGTCGCCGTCGCGCTGTTCGGCTTCACGCTGTCCTATGACGAGTTCGCCCGCACGCTGCAGACCGCCGGCTCCCTCAACACCCTGCCGCTCGAAATCTGGAGCATGACGCTGAACGTGACCTCGCCCTCGCTCTATGCACTGGGTACGGTGACGACGATCGTTTCGTTCGCCATTATCGGCATCTGCATCGGCGCCATCGTTCTCATCAACAAGCGCCGCGGTGTCCGCGCCGACAATAGTCACTAA
- a CDS encoding ABC transporter ATP-binding protein, protein MRAGKGDIELAGLCKSFDGATNVVDGVNLKIPDGAYCCFLGPSGCGKTTILRMIAGHEDPTAGEIVIGGENVVGLAPVERRTAMMFQSYALFPHLSVRDNIAFALRVRGQSKAERYKAVDRMMEKVRLTELADRLPANLSGGQQQRVALARAAITEPRVLLLDEPLSALDEQLRVQMRQELRRMQRDLGITFVHVTHTQLEAIALADIVVVMEKGKIKQAGPAREVYAHPRDRYVAEFLGGQNVLSGKVEKVGEDHLVISQPNRGGIQVGVKPNPRIEVGDRIDLAVRRDDIELMRADASGLENGATALPSRVLAIEYQGSFVKVMLDTIPDEDFVAYIPERIFFRDPFDIGDILLATWSAGRARVLA, encoded by the coding sequence ATGCGCGCTGGCAAAGGCGATATCGAACTGGCCGGTCTCTGCAAGAGTTTTGACGGCGCCACCAATGTGGTTGACGGCGTCAACTTGAAGATTCCGGACGGCGCCTATTGCTGCTTCCTCGGCCCCTCCGGCTGCGGCAAGACCACGATCCTGCGCATGATCGCCGGCCACGAAGATCCGACCGCCGGCGAAATCGTCATCGGCGGCGAGAATGTCGTGGGGCTGGCGCCGGTCGAGCGGCGGACGGCGATGATGTTCCAGTCCTACGCGCTGTTTCCGCATCTCTCGGTCCGCGACAACATCGCCTTCGCGCTGCGGGTGCGCGGGCAATCCAAGGCGGAGCGCTACAAGGCCGTCGATCGGATGATGGAGAAGGTGCGGCTGACGGAACTGGCCGATCGTCTGCCGGCAAATCTATCAGGCGGACAACAGCAGCGCGTCGCGCTGGCGCGCGCGGCGATCACCGAACCCCGCGTGCTGCTGCTCGACGAACCCCTTTCCGCGCTCGACGAACAGCTTCGCGTGCAGATGCGGCAGGAATTGCGGCGGATGCAGCGCGATCTCGGCATCACCTTCGTTCACGTCACCCACACCCAGCTCGAGGCGATCGCGCTCGCCGACATCGTCGTCGTGATGGAGAAGGGCAAGATCAAGCAGGCAGGCCCCGCGCGCGAGGTCTATGCCCATCCGCGCGACCGCTATGTCGCGGAATTCCTCGGCGGGCAGAATGTGCTGTCCGGCAAGGTCGAAAAAGTCGGCGAGGATCATCTCGTGATCTCGCAGCCGAACCGCGGTGGAATTCAGGTCGGTGTAAAGCCCAATCCGCGTATCGAGGTGGGCGATCGCATCGATCTCGCGGTTCGGCGCGATGATATCGAACTGATGCGCGCGGATGCGTCCGGCCTTGAAAACGGCGCGACGGCGCTGCCGAGCCGGGTATTGGCGATCGAGTACCAGGGCTCGTTCGTCAAGGTGATGCTCGATACTATCCCGGACGAAGACTTCGTCGCCTACATCCCCGAACGCATATTTTTCCGCGATCCCTTTGATATCGGCGATATCCTGCTCGCCACCTGGTCGGCGGGCCGCGCCCGTGTTCTTGCCTGA
- a CDS encoding (2Fe-2S)-binding protein, producing the protein MMISFALNGRPRTVDVEPATLVADLLRETLNLTGTHVGCDTSQCGACVVLFNGEAVKSCTLLAPMLDGGTLTTIEGLAELGGSNRLHPMQEAFHQNHGLQCGFCTPGMVMTAVALTAKNPAPTEAEVRHGLEGNICRCTGYQNIVASVLAGAAAMNAPAIGE; encoded by the coding sequence ATGATGATCAGTTTTGCGCTTAACGGCCGGCCCCGGACCGTCGATGTCGAGCCCGCGACATTGGTCGCGGACCTGCTCCGCGAGACCCTGAACCTGACCGGAACGCATGTCGGCTGCGACACCAGCCAGTGCGGGGCCTGCGTCGTCCTGTTCAACGGCGAGGCGGTGAAGAGCTGCACGCTGCTCGCGCCGATGCTGGATGGCGGCACGCTGACGACGATCGAGGGATTAGCCGAATTAGGCGGCTCCAATCGCCTGCATCCGATGCAGGAGGCGTTCCATCAAAATCACGGCCTGCAATGCGGCTTCTGCACGCCCGGCATGGTGATGACGGCGGTGGCGCTGACGGCGAAGAATCCGGCGCCGACGGAGGCCGAAGTCCGCCACGGTCTGGAAGGCAATATCTGCCGCTGCACAGGTTACCAGAACATCGTGGCATCGGTTTTGGCCGGTGCGGCGGCCATGAACGCACCCGCGATCGGAGAATGA
- a CDS encoding xanthine dehydrogenase family protein molybdopterin-binding subunit, whose protein sequence is MSNVIGIGAAPRRKEDFRFLTGRGNYVADVKRADMTFGVFIRSQHGHAVIRGIDKKPALALPGVEAVLTGEDVAADGLGSLPCGWGIHGSDGLPMKEPPFPMLAQGKVRFVGDMVAFVIADTLEQARAAAEAVEIDYEVLPSVVGVLEAVRPGAPQLFDDVPNNLCCDWELGDKAAVAVAFRKAAHVARLSLVNNRLIGNPMEPRAAIAEYNAGTGHYTLWSTSQFPHVVRFLMSALVLKIPEQKMRVVAPDVGGGFGVKQFHYGEEAVITWAAKRVGRPVKWVADRSEGFVSDRHGRDHVTEAELALDENGKFLALKVATLANMGGYLSTFGPNIPTNLYGPLLSGVYTTPAIYCNVKVVFTNTVPVDAYRGAGRPEATFVVERLVDVAAKEMGIDRVELRRRNIIPKEAYPYQTPVLVEYDSGDPMGCLEGALVAADVAGFGARKAASERDGKFRGLGFSTYVEACGLAPSRFAGRLGARGGLYESATVRVHPTGQVTVLIGTHNHGQGHETTFAQIVSEKLGVAFDNVDIVFGDTDRVQFGMGTYGSRSLVVGGAALAKASDKVVTKGKKIAAHLLEASEQDIQFEAGVFSVAGTDRGKTFQEIAGAAYVPHNYPLEVLEPGLEEQAYYDPINFTYPGGCHIAEVEIDPETGIVTLEKYTAVDDVGTVINPMIVEGQLHGGIVQGVGQALFENAVYDDVSGQLLSGSFMDYTMPRADHLPNMTIKTHSTRCTHTPMGVKGCGEVGTIGSPAAVINAVVDALSHLGVQHVDMPATPNRIWRVIQNAVMPRAAE, encoded by the coding sequence ATGTCGAACGTCATCGGGATTGGCGCCGCGCCGCGCCGCAAGGAAGATTTCCGCTTTCTGACCGGTCGCGGCAATTATGTCGCCGACGTCAAGCGCGCCGACATGACATTCGGCGTGTTCATCCGTTCGCAGCACGGCCACGCGGTGATCCGCGGCATCGACAAGAAGCCGGCGCTGGCGCTGCCGGGCGTTGAGGCCGTTTTGACCGGCGAGGACGTCGCGGCCGACGGCCTGGGATCGCTGCCTTGCGGCTGGGGCATCCATGGCTCCGACGGCCTGCCGATGAAGGAGCCGCCGTTCCCGATGCTGGCGCAGGGCAAGGTGCGCTTCGTCGGCGATATGGTCGCCTTCGTCATCGCTGATACGCTGGAGCAGGCGCGCGCCGCCGCTGAGGCGGTCGAGATTGATTACGAGGTGCTGCCGTCGGTGGTCGGCGTGCTCGAAGCCGTTCGCCCGGGCGCGCCGCAATTGTTCGACGATGTGCCGAACAATCTGTGCTGCGACTGGGAGCTCGGCGACAAGGCCGCGGTCGCGGTCGCCTTCCGCAAGGCCGCGCATGTCGCGCGCTTAAGCCTTGTCAACAATCGGCTGATTGGCAATCCAATGGAGCCGCGCGCGGCGATCGCCGAATATAATGCCGGCACCGGTCATTACACGCTGTGGTCCACCAGCCAGTTTCCGCATGTGGTGCGGTTTCTGATGAGCGCGCTGGTGCTGAAGATTCCCGAGCAGAAGATGCGCGTGGTGGCGCCCGATGTCGGCGGCGGCTTTGGCGTCAAGCAATTCCACTATGGCGAGGAAGCCGTCATCACCTGGGCCGCAAAACGCGTCGGCCGTCCCGTGAAATGGGTGGCCGACCGTTCCGAAGGATTTGTCTCCGATCGTCACGGCCGCGATCACGTCACCGAAGCCGAACTTGCGCTCGACGAGAACGGAAAATTCCTGGCGCTGAAGGTCGCAACACTGGCCAATATGGGCGGCTACCTCTCGACCTTCGGTCCCAATATTCCGACCAACCTCTATGGGCCATTGTTGAGCGGCGTCTACACCACGCCCGCGATCTATTGCAACGTCAAGGTGGTCTTCACGAACACCGTGCCGGTCGATGCCTATCGCGGCGCCGGCCGTCCCGAGGCGACCTTCGTGGTCGAACGGCTGGTCGACGTCGCGGCGAAAGAGATGGGGATCGATCGCGTCGAGTTACGCCGGCGCAACATCATCCCGAAGGAAGCCTATCCGTATCAGACGCCGGTGCTGGTCGAATATGATTCCGGCGATCCGATGGGATGCCTTGAAGGCGCGCTCGTTGCGGCCGACGTCGCGGGCTTTGGCGCGCGCAAGGCGGCTTCCGAACGTGACGGCAAATTCCGCGGCCTTGGGTTTTCGACCTATGTCGAGGCCTGCGGCCTGGCGCCGTCGCGCTTTGCCGGCCGTCTCGGCGCCCGCGGCGGACTCTACGAGAGCGCCACCGTTCGTGTGCATCCGACCGGACAGGTGACGGTCCTGATCGGCACCCATAATCACGGGCAGGGGCATGAGACCACCTTCGCGCAGATCGTGTCCGAAAAACTCGGGGTCGCCTTCGACAACGTCGACATCGTGTTCGGCGATACCGACCGCGTACAGTTCGGCATGGGCACCTATGGCTCGCGCTCGCTCGTCGTCGGCGGCGCCGCGCTAGCGAAGGCCAGCGACAAGGTCGTGACAAAAGGCAAGAAGATCGCGGCGCATCTGCTTGAAGCGAGCGAGCAGGACATTCAGTTCGAGGCGGGCGTGTTCTCGGTCGCCGGCACCGACCGCGGCAAGACCTTCCAGGAAATCGCAGGTGCGGCTTATGTTCCGCACAATTATCCGCTGGAGGTGCTGGAGCCCGGGCTCGAGGAGCAGGCCTATTACGATCCGATCAATTTTACCTATCCCGGCGGCTGTCACATCGCCGAGGTCGAGATCGATCCCGAGACCGGCATCGTGACGCTGGAGAAATATACCGCGGTCGACGACGTCGGCACCGTGATCAATCCGATGATCGTCGAAGGCCAGTTGCATGGCGGCATCGTTCAGGGCGTCGGCCAGGCGCTGTTCGAGAACGCCGTCTATGATGACGTCTCGGGGCAGCTGTTGTCGGGTTCGTTCATGGACTACACCATGCCGCGCGCCGATCACTTGCCGAACATGACGATCAAGACCCATTCCACGCGGTGCACCCACACGCCGATGGGCGTGAAGGGCTGCGGCGAGGTCGGCACGATCGGTTCGCCCGCCGCCGTCATCAATGCCGTGGTCGACGCGCTGTCGCATCTTGGCGTTCAGCACGTCGACATGCCGGCGACGCCGAACCGGATCTGGCGCGTTATTCAGAACGCCGTGATGCCGCGCGCCGCGGAATAG
- a CDS encoding FAD binding domain-containing protein, translating to MRSFAFHRPDSLHEVSALLSAVTDSMPLAGGMTLLPTIKQRLASPAALIDLSKIPQLSGISASDEILTIGAMTRHVDVAESELVRGKIPLLAHLAAGIGDPAVRNRGTIGGSVANNDPSADYPAAVLALDASVVTDRREIAADAFFRGLFETALEPGEIITSLRFPIPSAGGYAKFKSPASRYAVVGVCVAKRGGKVRVAVTGAGPGVFRVASMEAALEASFTPSAVAAIKVPSKNLTSDIHADSEYRAHLVTVMAKKAVAAALLNL from the coding sequence ATGAGATCATTTGCATTTCACCGGCCGGACAGCCTTCATGAAGTCTCGGCATTATTGAGCGCCGTTACCGACAGCATGCCGCTCGCCGGCGGCATGACGCTGTTGCCGACCATCAAGCAGCGGCTCGCTTCTCCGGCCGCGCTGATCGACTTGTCGAAGATCCCGCAATTATCAGGGATTTCGGCGAGTGACGAAATCCTGACCATCGGCGCGATGACCCGCCATGTCGATGTCGCGGAGTCCGAACTGGTGCGCGGCAAGATACCGCTGTTGGCGCATCTCGCCGCCGGCATCGGCGATCCCGCAGTACGCAACCGGGGCACCATCGGCGGCTCGGTCGCCAACAACGATCCGTCCGCCGACTATCCGGCCGCGGTGCTGGCGCTCGATGCGAGTGTCGTCACCGACCGCCGCGAGATTGCGGCCGACGCGTTCTTCCGGGGTCTGTTCGAGACCGCGCTCGAGCCGGGCGAGATCATCACGTCGTTGCGCTTTCCGATTCCGTCTGCCGGCGGCTATGCGAAATTCAAATCGCCGGCGTCGCGCTATGCCGTGGTCGGGGTCTGCGTCGCCAAGAGGGGCGGCAAAGTCCGTGTCGCCGTGACCGGCGCCGGCCCCGGCGTCTTCCGCGTCGCGTCGATGGAAGCCGCGCTCGAGGCGTCCTTCACGCCAAGCGCGGTCGCGGCGATCAAAGTGCCGTCGAAAAACCTGACTTCCGATATCCACGCGGATTCGGAATACCGCGCGCATCTCGTGACCGTGATGGCGAAAAAGGCCGTGGCGGCCGCTCTTTTGAATTTGTGA
- a CDS encoding amidase produces MKAGSARADGAVDANELARLSAVELLEGYRSRRFTPRDVIEDVIAALELTNASCNVVVTATYDSARAAADEATAAWSTGRPEGKLAGVPVSIKDLVYVAGVRALGGAPANKDLVPSVDAAVVSALKSAGAIVTCKTTTCESGYKLTADSPVSGITRNPWNTDRTSGGSSGGAAASVAAGCGPLAIGTDGVGSIRVPSSFCGVVGIKPTFGLVPRSPGFSPPSWASLAHTGPIARTVADAALLLEVVAAHDLRDAASLPVPPRSFDAIPGKLDGITIGSSVDFGYAAVAPDVRKAFRLAADTLGSLGADIVPDCVQFAPDMLERILKPIAYTEQAAAVSGRDTSALASSDSDYRDVVAQGATYSGIDYVEANYRRNSLRASFLEIFKTVDAIVTPTVAVTAFQAGALGVDRVDGVAVDRHLGWSPFSWPINLTGLPAATIPCGFDSDGLPIGLQIVAPWLDEDLIVRIAAAFEAARPWARFRPRMS; encoded by the coding sequence GTGAAAGCAGGAAGCGCGCGCGCCGACGGCGCCGTCGACGCGAACGAATTGGCGAGACTCTCGGCCGTCGAGCTGCTGGAGGGTTATCGCAGCAGGCGATTCACGCCGCGTGACGTCATCGAAGACGTCATCGCCGCGCTGGAACTGACCAACGCATCGTGCAACGTGGTCGTGACCGCGACCTATGATTCCGCGCGCGCCGCGGCCGACGAAGCCACCGCGGCGTGGTCGACAGGACGTCCCGAAGGCAAATTGGCTGGCGTCCCGGTGAGCATAAAAGATCTCGTCTATGTCGCCGGCGTGCGCGCGCTCGGCGGCGCCCCCGCCAACAAGGATCTGGTGCCGAGCGTCGATGCGGCCGTGGTGTCGGCACTGAAATCGGCGGGCGCGATCGTCACGTGCAAGACCACCACCTGCGAATCCGGATACAAGCTCACCGCCGACAGTCCGGTGTCCGGCATCACCCGCAATCCCTGGAACACGGATCGGACCAGCGGCGGATCGAGCGGCGGCGCCGCGGCGTCGGTTGCCGCCGGATGCGGTCCGCTCGCGATTGGCACCGATGGCGTCGGCTCGATCCGGGTGCCGTCGTCTTTCTGCGGCGTGGTCGGCATCAAGCCGACATTCGGACTGGTGCCGCGGTCGCCGGGATTTTCACCGCCATCATGGGCCTCGCTGGCGCATACCGGGCCGATCGCGCGCACCGTGGCCGATGCCGCATTGTTGCTGGAAGTGGTCGCCGCCCATGATCTGCGCGATGCCGCGAGCCTGCCGGTGCCGCCGCGCAGTTTTGATGCGATTCCGGGCAAGCTTGACGGCATCACGATCGGAAGCAGTGTCGACTTCGGTTACGCCGCGGTCGCGCCCGATGTGCGCAAGGCTTTCCGCCTGGCGGCCGACACCTTGGGCTCGCTCGGCGCCGATATCGTGCCGGATTGTGTGCAGTTCGCGCCGGATATGCTGGAGCGGATCCTGAAACCGATCGCCTATACCGAGCAGGCGGCAGCCGTGTCAGGCCGCGATACCAGCGCGCTCGCCTCGTCCGACAGCGACTACCGCGACGTTGTTGCCCAAGGCGCGACCTATAGCGGCATCGACTATGTCGAGGCCAATTATCGCCGCAACAGCCTGCGCGCGTCTTTCCTGGAGATTTTCAAGACAGTCGATGCCATCGTCACGCCGACGGTTGCGGTGACGGCATTCCAAGCCGGCGCGCTCGGCGTCGACCGGGTTGATGGCGTCGCCGTCGACCGCCATCTAGGCTGGTCGCCGTTCTCGTGGCCGATAAATCTGACCGGACTGCCGGCCGCGACGATTCCCTGCGGGTTCGATAGCGACGGGCTCCCGATCGGGCTTCAGATTGTCGCGCCTTGGCTCGACGAGGACCTGATTGTGCGCATCGCCGCCGCGTTCGAAGCCGCGCGGCCCTGGGCCCGGTTTCGTCCCCGAATGTCCTGA